From a region of the Acidimicrobiales bacterium genome:
- a CDS encoding response regulator transcription factor yields MRVLVVEDEELLADAIARGLRREGMAVDIALDGADALDKAGVNRYDVVILDRDLPVVHGDDVCRRLVESARQPRILMLTASGAVDDRVEGLGIGADDYLGKPFAFVEVVARVRALGRRASAPLPPLLSRRGITVDQARGMVERDGRPVRLTRKEIGVLGVLLGAGGALVSAEELLEKVWDEHADPFTNTVRVTIANLRRKLGAPPVIETVIGSGYRI; encoded by the coding sequence ATGCGTGTCCTGGTGGTCGAAGACGAGGAGCTGTTGGCGGACGCCATCGCCCGCGGCCTGCGCCGCGAGGGCATGGCCGTCGACATCGCCCTCGACGGCGCCGACGCCCTCGACAAGGCCGGCGTGAACCGTTACGACGTCGTGATCCTCGACCGCGACCTGCCGGTGGTGCACGGCGACGACGTGTGCCGGCGCCTGGTGGAATCGGCCCGGCAGCCGCGCATCCTGATGCTCACGGCGTCGGGGGCGGTCGACGACCGGGTCGAGGGGCTGGGCATCGGCGCCGACGACTACCTGGGCAAGCCCTTCGCGTTCGTCGAGGTCGTCGCCCGGGTCCGGGCGCTGGGCCGGCGGGCCAGCGCGCCCCTGCCGCCACTGCTGTCCCGCCGCGGGATCACCGTCGACCAGGCGAGGGGAATGGTGGAGCGAGACGGCCGCCCAGTGCGACTCACCCGGAAGGAGATCGGTGTGCTGGGGGTGCTGCTCGGGGCCGGTGGCGCCCTCGTCAGTGCCGAGGAGCTCCTCGAGAAGGTGTGGGACGAGCACGCCGACCCGTTCACCAACACGGTTAGGGTCACCATCGCCAACCTTCGTCGCAAGCTCGGCGCACCGCCCGTCATCGAGACCGTCATCGGCTCGGGGTACCGGATCTGA
- a CDS encoding HAMP domain-containing sensor histidine kinase produces MQTTIRLRLTLLYGGLFVVAGAVLLTLNYAMVRSNLPVDDVVFTSTAPRELFPGPGRELAPDAFDGSLGGGTGRVLINGEQVPVEELRNLPGEVRDQALHQLLVQSGTALGLMAVVSVALGWVVAGRVLQPLHDITATAKRLSEQNLDQRIALTGPSDELKELADTFDAMLARLDAAFDSQRRFVANASHELRTPLTIMRTEIDVTLADPDAGPDDLRSMARTVSYAVARCERLIDSLLVLARSERAVGDPLPVDLAEATRSAVAQLAGEADAGGLRVDATLDPAPVEGNPALVEQLAYNLVDNAVRYNTAGGWIHVTTGVADGKALLRVANSGPVLSDEDATSLFEPFRRAGRDRTGPATRGAGLGLSIVRSVVTAHGGRVSARPFRDGGLEMTVLLPSPASLAPGHSAPVESKPAGPAPAGSAAGPAPAPPS; encoded by the coding sequence GTGCAGACGACCATCCGCCTCCGCCTGACCCTCCTCTACGGGGGTCTGTTCGTGGTGGCCGGGGCGGTGCTGCTCACGCTCAACTACGCCATGGTCCGGAGCAATCTGCCCGTGGACGACGTGGTCTTCACGTCGACGGCGCCTCGCGAGCTGTTTCCCGGTCCTGGCCGCGAGCTGGCGCCGGATGCCTTCGACGGCTCGTTGGGCGGAGGCACCGGACGGGTGCTGATCAACGGGGAGCAGGTGCCGGTGGAGGAGCTGCGCAACCTTCCCGGCGAGGTCCGCGATCAGGCGTTGCACCAGCTGCTCGTGCAGTCGGGCACTGCGCTCGGGCTCATGGCCGTCGTGTCCGTCGCCCTCGGCTGGGTCGTCGCCGGCCGTGTGCTGCAGCCGCTCCACGACATCACGGCCACGGCCAAACGCCTGTCCGAGCAGAACCTGGACCAGCGGATCGCCCTGACCGGCCCCTCCGACGAGCTCAAGGAGCTGGCCGACACGTTCGACGCCATGCTGGCCCGATTGGACGCCGCCTTCGACAGCCAGCGCCGCTTCGTGGCCAACGCGTCGCACGAGCTTCGCACGCCGCTGACGATCATGCGCACGGAGATCGACGTCACCCTGGCCGATCCCGACGCCGGGCCCGACGATCTGCGGTCGATGGCGCGGACGGTGAGCTACGCCGTGGCACGCTGCGAGCGCCTCATCGACAGCCTGTTGGTGCTGGCCCGCAGCGAGCGTGCCGTCGGCGACCCCCTGCCCGTCGACCTGGCCGAGGCGACCCGCAGCGCCGTCGCCCAGCTGGCGGGGGAAGCCGACGCCGGCGGCCTCCGCGTCGACGCCACCCTCGACCCTGCGCCGGTGGAGGGCAACCCGGCGCTGGTCGAGCAACTGGCGTACAACCTGGTGGACAACGCCGTGCGGTACAACACCGCAGGGGGCTGGATCCACGTGACCACCGGTGTCGCCGACGGAAAGGCACTCTTGCGCGTCGCAAACAGCGGCCCGGTGCTGAGCGACGAGGATGCGACGTCGTTGTTCGAGCCGTTCCGCCGGGCCGGCCGCGACCGGACCGGCCCGGCGACGCGCGGCGCCGGGCTCGGCCTGTCGATCGTGCGCTCGGTGGTCACCGCCCACGGCGGCCGGGTCAGCGCCCGCCCGTTCCGCGACGGCGGCCTCGAGATGACCGTGCTGCTGCCGTCGCCGGCATCCCTTGCGCCCGGCCACTCGGCGCCGGTCGAGTCGAAACCAGCCGGCCCGGCGCCCGCCGGCTCGGCCGCGGGCCCCGCGCCGGCGCCGCCGTCCTGA
- a CDS encoding VOC family protein codes for MSTTHHEKEAEMAHRDEAPIGAPCWIDLFTSDPDASRAFYSELFGWTSEEAGEEFGGYISFSKADQAVAGCMRNDGSSGMPDVWTVYLATDDVHKTVEAAEANGGQVHIPVMEIADIGTMALIGDPGGAAIGVWQPGTFKGFGVHAEPGAATWFELLTRHYDTSVAFYRDVFRWNTHTVSDSTEFRYTTCGEGDTQEAGIMDATSFLPEGVPAHWSVYFGVTDADETLARIVELGGAVTDPAKDTPYGRLAAATDPTGASFKLVAGSGSA; via the coding sequence GTGTCGACAACCCACCACGAGAAGGAGGCCGAGATGGCCCACCGTGACGAAGCGCCGATCGGCGCTCCCTGCTGGATCGATCTGTTCACCTCCGATCCCGACGCGAGCCGGGCGTTCTACAGCGAGCTGTTCGGCTGGACCTCGGAGGAGGCCGGCGAGGAGTTCGGCGGCTACATCAGCTTCTCCAAAGCCGACCAGGCCGTCGCCGGTTGCATGCGCAACGACGGCTCCAGCGGTATGCCCGACGTGTGGACCGTGTACCTCGCGACCGACGACGTCCACAAGACGGTGGAGGCGGCCGAGGCCAACGGCGGCCAGGTCCACATCCCGGTCATGGAGATCGCCGACATCGGCACCATGGCCCTGATCGGCGATCCGGGCGGCGCCGCCATCGGCGTCTGGCAGCCCGGAACCTTCAAGGGGTTCGGCGTGCACGCCGAGCCGGGTGCCGCCACCTGGTTCGAGCTGCTCACCCGCCACTACGACACGTCGGTCGCCTTCTACCGCGACGTGTTCCGGTGGAACACCCACACGGTGAGCGACTCCACCGAGTTCCGCTACACCACCTGCGGCGAGGGTGACACGCAGGAGGCGGGCATCATGGACGCCACGTCGTTCCTGCCCGAAGGGGTGCCCGCCCACTGGTCGGTCTACTTCGGTGTCACCGACGCCGACGAGACCCTGGCCCGCATCGTCGAGCTGGGTGGCGCCGTCACCGACCCGGCCAAGGACACCCCGTACGGCCGCCTGGCCGCCGCCACCGACCCCACCGGAGCCTCGTTCAAGCTGGTCGCCGGGTCCGGGTCCGCCTGA
- a CDS encoding sigma-70 family RNA polymerase sigma factor, translated as MVAVVEFPPVAVRSDPLGTGVEPVDAEKYRRELAGYCYRMLGSVFEADDAVQETMVRAWRAADSFEGRSSVRSWLYRIATNVCLDMLRGRQRRALAMDLGPSSKAEAFRGEIRPEHAWMQPVPDERVLDAAGDPAELAASRETIRLAFVTALQHLPPRQRAVLILREVLRWHATEVAELLDTTVASVNSALQRARATLAACDLDEGTVHASAVDPDKQELLARYVDAFERYDITALVALLHEDAVMSMPPYDFWLQGPVEMGRWFLGKGIGCKGSRLVATAANGGAAFGSYRVDPEGGHRPWALQVLEVSGDRIIGHHNFLDTTLFAAFGLPAHLDD; from the coding sequence ATGGTTGCGGTCGTAGAGTTCCCACCCGTGGCCGTTCGATCCGACCCGCTCGGTACCGGTGTCGAGCCCGTCGACGCGGAGAAGTACCGCCGCGAGCTCGCCGGGTACTGCTACCGGATGCTGGGCTCGGTGTTCGAGGCCGACGACGCCGTGCAGGAGACCATGGTGCGGGCCTGGCGGGCCGCCGACTCCTTCGAGGGCCGCTCCTCCGTGCGCTCGTGGCTCTACCGGATCGCCACCAACGTGTGCCTCGACATGCTCCGCGGCCGCCAGCGGCGGGCGCTGGCCATGGATCTGGGGCCGTCGTCGAAGGCGGAGGCCTTCCGGGGCGAGATCCGCCCGGAGCATGCCTGGATGCAACCGGTGCCCGACGAGCGCGTCCTCGATGCCGCCGGTGACCCGGCCGAGCTCGCTGCGTCCCGCGAGACCATCCGCCTGGCCTTCGTGACCGCCCTCCAGCACCTCCCGCCCCGGCAGCGAGCCGTGCTCATCCTCCGCGAGGTCCTGCGGTGGCACGCCACCGAAGTGGCCGAGCTGCTCGACACCACCGTCGCCTCCGTCAACAGCGCCCTCCAGCGGGCCCGGGCCACCCTGGCCGCCTGCGACCTCGACGAGGGCACCGTCCACGCCAGTGCCGTCGACCCCGACAAGCAGGAGCTCCTCGCCCGCTACGTCGACGCCTTCGAGCGCTACGACATCACCGCCCTGGTCGCGCTGCTCCACGAGGACGCCGTGATGTCGATGCCGCCGTACGACTTCTGGCTGCAGGGCCCGGTCGAGATGGGCCGCTGGTTCCTCGGCAAGGGCATCGGATGCAAGGGGTCGCGCCTGGTGGCGACCGCCGCGAACGGTGGCGCCGCCTTCGGCTCGTACCGTGTCGACCCGGAGGGCGGCCACAGGCCGTGGGCCCTCCAGGTCCTCGAGGTCTCAGGGGACCGGATCATCGGGCATCACAACTTCCTCGACACCACGCTCTTCGCCGCCTTCGGCCTGCCCGCCCACCTCGACGACTGA